In Moorena sp. SIOASIH, the genomic window CTAGCAATTGGCTATATTGCTATTGGCTGGACCGGATTGCGAGGGTTGGGAAGTACACCAGTAACCCGTCGTGGCCAAGCTTAGTAGGGTAGAGACTTTTAACCCTGACCAGATTTTTGATGATGATCCGCTTGACATGTTCTCGATCTATATCCTGACCTACAACGAAGAACTAGATATTGCTGCTTGTATCGAGTCAGCCAATCTCTCGGACGATGTGATTATCGTAGATTCAATCAGTAGCGATCGCACTGTAGAAATTGCTAGTCAGTATCCGGTGCGAGTTGTGCAGCACGCCTTTGAAAGTCACGGACGTCAGCGCACCTGGATGCTAAAGGAAGTGCCCACCAAGTACGAATGGGTCTATATCCTTGAAGCTGATGAACGCATGACCCCTGAGTTATTTGCCGAATGCCAGGGAGCAATACAACGACAGGAGCATGTGGCTTATTACGTTGCAGAGCGGGTCATGTTCATGAATCGCTGGATTCGCTACTCTACTCAGTATCCCCGTTACCAACTACGGCTGTTTCGTAAGGACAAGGTTTGGTTTGATGATTATGGTCATACGGAACGGGAAGTATGTGATGGACCGACTGGTTTCATCAAGGAAACTTACCCTCACTACACCAACAGTAAGGGATTTACCCGCTGGATTGATAAACACAATCGCTACTCTAGCGACGAAGCTATCGAAACCTTGCGCCAGTTGGAGCAAGGAACTGTTGAGTGGCGAGACCTATTTTTTGGGCGTTCGGAAGTAGAAAGACGCCGTGCCCTCAAAAACTTGTCCTTACGCTTGCCCTGGCGACCTGTATTGCGTTTTATATACATGTATTTCCTACTGGGAGGCTTCCTGGATGGTCAAGCCGGGTTTACCTGGTGTACCTTACAAGCATTTTATGAGTATCTGATATTGGTCAAACTTTGGGAACTCAAGCATCCCATGCACCCTCCCAGTAGCCGTGTCATGTCCTCAACTTCCCAAGGCTCAAAAGACTCTGATGCTAGCCAGGTCACTTCATCCTCATCCTAGTAGTCTTGATGTCAGATTAGGGTAGAATCAAAGAGATTACTATACCATTGGCTAACTAACTGATAAATCTAACATTTCATAGTAAAACTGGGTAGCAGCAATCCCCCCCCGCGTCTAATCACCGAGGAGTGTCAATTCCGATTCTCTATCTTTGTTAATCTATCTCTGGTAATATGTAAACAATAATACCGATTGGTCTGGTCAAAGGGAAAAAGCTGGTCTGATGTTAGTTCATGCCAGTAATAACCCTATAGCCAGTGCTGGTTAAAATCTAGTCATGGGTATAACGCCCTAATGTCATCATCATCTTGTCAAGCATTAACTAGCGCCAGACTTTGGAAGTGGTCTTCTAGATTGATGCAAACGGGCTACCGTTTTGTGGCAGTATCTAGAAACCAGATTTGGAGTAGCTAAAGCCAGCTCCAAACTCTAGAACGGCAAGGTAAAACAGGTGTAATTCCACTTTTAAAACTTACCTTTAAAGTATTTATTCTCCAAAACCAAAAAAGATCAGGAGAATGTTAGCCATGGGTCGCCATGCCTAGGGTTAACTATTGAAAACAGTTAATGGGTGCAGCGTAGGTTTTCCCTATGATATAGCTTACCATGGGTGAAAGCAACCCCGCTTTACTCCCACTCCACCTACTTTAAAATTAGTGTCTATTGGCGATAGCTGAGTTCGTTCCAGTAGCGTGCGCCTATGCGCAATCTAACCAACTATCCGACCATTGAGGAGTCTAAAGTCAGGATATTCGAGTCAGACTAATTGATTGTCAAGGAATTTTTACCTTGAAATCCTCGAAAGAATCTAATAATCGTTCTGTATAGTCCCACTAACATAGCTGAATTATTATGATGAAAACTCAATTCTATATCCTGTCTCATTCTCATAGGCGAGTAAATTGATTAGAACGAACTGAGGTATACTAGTCTATAACGGCTATATCCACCTTGGCATTTTTTCACCCACTCCAAAAAAAGTGGCTATAACAAGGTAAGCTATCAGCTATCAGCGTGTCGCGTATCAGCTATTAGCGTGTAGCGTATCAGCCAAAAGGCCTGTAGCAACGCTACCGGAACAGTTTATGCCCATAGCGCACTCTACACCGAACAGCTTTTGAATAAAATACGCTGACGGCTGATGAATAAAATACGCTGACGGCATTAGGCTGAATGCTTACATAAAAAGTTGGAAGAGTAGTAGGGAATTGAGGTGGCTAGTCAAAAATTTTATTCAGTTATTAAAAGGAGAATCTGTGCTCTGTGTTCGAGGGCTTGAAGCAGGATCTAAAAAATGACCTAATTGCGGGGATTCTAGTGGTAATTCCCCTGGCTACCACAATCTGGCTGACGATTACAATCGCCAACTGGGTGATAAATTTTTTAACTAGAATTCCCAAACAAATTAACCCTTTTGATAATCTCCACCCCATCTTAGTAAATTTGCTTAATTTAGCAGTGGGACTGACAGTACCACTACTATTTATTATGCTGATTGGCTTAATGGCACGCAACATTGTTGGACGGTGGTTGCTAGATTTGGGTGAGAAAATATTGCAGGCGATTCCCTTAGCTGGCTCAGTCTACAAAACCCTTAAACAGATTTTGGAAACCCTTTTACAGGATTCTAAAACTAAGTTTAGTCGGGTGATTTTGGTAGAGTATCCTCGCCAAGGAGTCTGGGCGATCGCTTTCGTCACAGGTGTTGTCAGTGCACAACTCCAATCCCACATGAATCGCCCGATGTTGAGCGTTTTCATACCTACTACTCCTAATCCCACCAGTGGCTGGTATGCTATGGTTCCTGAACAGGACGTCATTAATCTTTCGATGTCCATCGAAGATGCCTTTAAAGTATTGCTCTCAGGTGGAATTGTTAGCCCAGATAGCCCGGCAATCCCAATTAACCTACAGCAGCCTCCTGAAAAGCAACCATTGGAAGAACCATTGCCTGAGATGATACAGCAGGTTTTGCCAACAGAAGAAACCTAATCTTTTTGGGTAAAAGGACAAAATTAGCTAAGGACAAAAAATGCAACCTCGCAGAATTGCCCGTGAACTGGCTCTTTTGAGCATCTCTCAGATGCCCAACTCACCAGAGCGGTTGGATACACAACAACTGAATAATCTGGTGCTGGCGGCTATTCGTACCCTGACTGGAGAAATTCAAGAGGCTTTAGAAACGGCGGCGGCTGAATTGAAACGGGGTAGCGATCGCATTCTCGAAAGTGAAACTCGCGCTACTGATGTACGTAGTGCTAGAGCAATGGTAACGGATGCAATTGAGTTAACTGAGAAAGCGATCAATCACTTGGGAAGTGCGGTAGAGATTCCCGAAATTGTCCAGTTGTCTAATACGGCTGAAGTCCGTAGCTATACCCTAGAAATTCTCAAAGCTGTCAGTCGTAGACAGCTTGAGATTGATCAGATGTTGAACCAAGCCCTTAAAGATTGGCAACTGAAGCGCTTGCCCCGTATTGACCGGGATATTCTGCGGATGGCTGTGGCTGAAATTGCGTTTTTAGGTATCCCAGACCGAGTCGCAATTAATGAAGCAGTGGAACTGGCTAAACGCTACAGTGATGAAGAGGGACACCGTTTTATTAATGGTGTCTTGCGTCGTGCCAATGAGTTGATTAAAACTCAAGCTCTACCACAATAGCGGAGGGAGTAGGGAGTAGGGAGTAGGGAGTAGGGAGTAGGGAGTAGGGAGTAGAGAGGGTAGTGGTAAAGATGTAGTGATTTGGCTAGGGTCTGGTCAAGGTAACGGGAGCTAAAATCACTACTTGTGTAGCACTACCGTAGAGAGGAGGAGTATCGGGAATAGCCTAAAATTAGGCTAATAGGCAAGACTATATTAGAAAATTAATAATATTAACTCAAATATCGATAAAATTAAGACAAACGCTTGGGGATTAGCCTAGGGCTAAGCACTCAAATCCTAAATCTAATATTTATATATAGTTAATTGACGCCATAGTCAAGTAAGGGTAATGGTCTTTAATTGGTTCCACCGAAAGTCTGATGCTAGCGCAGGGTCTGCTGAGAAAAAGGACTCTGATACATCTCAAGTAGAATCGGAACAAAAGGCAACAGAGCAACAACCAATAGACCAAGCTGATTCTAAATCTGCCGAAGAGTCATCCTCAGGTGCTGCCGATGATTACCTGAGTTGGGCAAAAGCTGCCTACAAAAATATTCAGAAGCAACAAGATCAATCTCCAGAGGAAGACACTACTGAAAGTAAGCCAGTGGATGATACAACGGCTCAGCCAGCAGCAACGGCTACGGCGGAAAAACCTCAAGAATCACAAGAGACTGAATCTCCAGCGGCTGAAACATCGGAAGGGTCTGAGGAAACTGACACGACAGTTGCGGCTGAGATAGGTCAGATAACTGTTGAAGCAGAATCACAAGCAGAATCACAAGCAGAATCTGAATTAGAAGAGTCTACGGTTAGTGAAGCTTCGGTAGATACTGCTGAAACGGTGGAACCAGTAACCGAGCAATCCTCTGATCAGATAGTAGAGGAGGCAGTATCAACACCATCGGATTCAGTGGATTCAGTTAAGTCTAATCATGACTCATCTATAGGTATGACCTTGGTTGAGAATAAACCAATCCCTGA contains:
- a CDS encoding DUF502 domain-containing protein — its product is MFEGLKQDLKNDLIAGILVVIPLATTIWLTITIANWVINFLTRIPKQINPFDNLHPILVNLLNLAVGLTVPLLFIMLIGLMARNIVGRWLLDLGEKILQAIPLAGSVYKTLKQILETLLQDSKTKFSRVILVEYPRQGVWAIAFVTGVVSAQLQSHMNRPMLSVFIPTTPNPTSGWYAMVPEQDVINLSMSIEDAFKVLLSGGIVSPDSPAIPINLQQPPEKQPLEEPLPEMIQQVLPTEET
- the nusB gene encoding transcription antitermination factor NusB; the protein is MQPRRIARELALLSISQMPNSPERLDTQQLNNLVLAAIRTLTGEIQEALETAAAELKRGSDRILESETRATDVRSARAMVTDAIELTEKAINHLGSAVEIPEIVQLSNTAEVRSYTLEILKAVSRRQLEIDQMLNQALKDWQLKRLPRIDRDILRMAVAEIAFLGIPDRVAINEAVELAKRYSDEEGHRFINGVLRRANELIKTQALPQ
- a CDS encoding glycosyltransferase family 2 protein, with translation MFSIYILTYNEELDIAACIESANLSDDVIIVDSISSDRTVEIASQYPVRVVQHAFESHGRQRTWMLKEVPTKYEWVYILEADERMTPELFAECQGAIQRQEHVAYYVAERVMFMNRWIRYSTQYPRYQLRLFRKDKVWFDDYGHTEREVCDGPTGFIKETYPHYTNSKGFTRWIDKHNRYSSDEAIETLRQLEQGTVEWRDLFFGRSEVERRRALKNLSLRLPWRPVLRFIYMYFLLGGFLDGQAGFTWCTLQAFYEYLILVKLWELKHPMHPPSSRVMSSTSQGSKDSDASQVTSSSS